In a genomic window of Lepisosteus oculatus isolate fLepOcu1 chromosome 3, fLepOcu1.hap2, whole genome shotgun sequence:
- the LOC102684587 gene encoding calpain-5, with protein MPERVQVFKGQRYHQLKRRCLHRGVLFQDPLFPPCAESLFYRRAPPTGITWKRPRELCKDPRLFVDGISSRDLHQGSLGNCWMVAATSCLATEPSLWKKVIPGHCEQEWNPKRPDLYAGIFHFRFWRLGVWTDVVIDDRLPVGPDGQLLFCRSTNPREFWSALLEKAYAKLNGCYEALEGGNTAEALVDFTGGVSEPLCLDRVGLAQHPDQRRALYQTLSRVHSRGGALITCSIRPGEGEGVESVLDCGLVKGHAYGVTAVRKVRVGSGLLALFKKSSLHMIRMRNPWGTADWTGAWSHGSPQWQQVSRSEREKMGVTVRDDGEFWMEFDDFCRFFTDVVVCRRMERALLCPRPRWREARRYGEWSEGRCGGCVNHRDSFLHNPQFMLELQRERDEVLICLQQEDKRARRREGAGENLPIGFEVLRVEANRRSRVQRVGEQAASSVYMDSRSVFLRTELSQGRYVIVPTTFNPGGAGRFLLRVFTETHVGLRELKEDLPNPSTWSCCVPASCRVTAVTLRQASKLGLPHCRAPDVYAVMRCEGSAVRSRVFRATSNPQFNLRAIFYRRNPERHVKIEIWARGLLMDTLLGRVRLPAWENEKEKSWVIDLQDGQSRPGVRSCIHVDTASSDCLTDL; from the exons ATGCCGGAGAGAGTACAGGTGTTTAAGGGACAGCGTTATCACCAGCTGAAGCGCCGCTGTCTCCACAGGGGGGTACTTTTCCAGGACCCCCTGTTCCCCCCCTGTGCCGAATCCCTCTTCTACCGCCGGGCACCGCCCACCGGGATCACCTGGAAGCGACCGAGG gAGCTGTGTAAGGACCCCAGACTCTTTGTGGATGGGATTAGCTCCCGGGACTTGCACCAGGGCAGCCTGGGTAACTGCTGGATGGTGGCCGCCACTTCCTGTCTGGCGACTGAGCCCTCGCTGTGGAAGAAG gtgATCCCAGGGCACTGCGAACAGGAGTGGAACCCCAAGCGACCAGACCTCTACGCCGGGATCTTCCACTTCCGATTCTGGCGCCTGGGCGTGTGGACGGACGTGGTGATCGATGACCGGCTGCCCGTTGGGCCGGACGGCCAGCTCCTGTTCTGCCGCTCCACCAACCCCCGCGAGTTCTGGAGCGCCCTGCTGGAGAAGGCCTATGCCAA GCTGAACGGGTGCTACGAGGCCCTGGAGGGGGGCAACACGGCCGAGGCGCTGGTGGACTTCACGGGAGGGGTATCGGAGCCGCTCTGTCTGGACCGGGTCGGGCTGGCCCAGCACCCCGACCAGAGGAGGGCCTTGTACCAGACCCTGAGCCGGGTGCACAGCCGGGGGGGAGCCCTCATCACCTGCTCCATCCGG CCTGGCGAGGGGGAAGGCGTGGAGTCGGTGCTGGACTGCGGGCTGGTGAAGGGCCACGCCTATGGGGTGACCGCCGTGCGAAAAGTGAGGGTGGGCAGTGGCCTGCTAGCCCTCTTCAAGAAGTCCAGTTTGCACATGATCCGAATGAGGAACCCCTGGGGTACTGCGGACTGGACTGGGGCCTGGAGCCATGG GTCTCCACAGTGGCAGCAGGTGAGccgcagtgagagagagaagatGGGCGTCACCGTGAGAGATGACGGAGAGTTCTG GATGGAGTTCGATGACTTCTGCCGCTTCTTCACGGACGTGGTGGTGTGCCGGCGGATGGAGCGCGCCTTGCTGTGCCCGCGGCCCAGGTGGCGGGAGGCGCGGCGCTACGGGGAGTGGTCAGAGGGGCGCTGTGGGGGCTGCGTCAACCACCGAGACAGCTTCCTGCACAACCCGCAG TTCATGTTGGAGCTGCAGAGGGAGAGGGACGAGGTTCTCATCTGCCTGCAGCAGGAGGACAAGAGGGCGCggaggagagagggagcgggAGAGAACCTGCCCATCGGCTTCGAAGTGCTGAGG GTGGAGGCGAACCGGCGGAGCCGAGTGCAGCGCGTGGGCGAGCAAGCGGCCAGCTCCGTCTACATGGACTCCCGCAGTGTCTTCCTGCGCACGGAGCTCTCGCAGGGCCGCTACGTCATCGTCCCCACGACCTTTAACCCCGGGGGCGCCGGGCGCTTCCTGCTGCGCGTCTTCACCGAGACCCACGTCGGCCTCAG GGAGCTGAAAGAGGACCTGCCCAACCCCTCCACATGGAGCTGCTGTGTGCCAGCCTCCTGTCGCGTCACCGCGGTGACCCTGCGGCAGGCCAGCAAGCTGGGGCTTCCTCACTGCAGAG CCCCGGACGTGTACGCCGTGATGCGATGCGAGGGGAGCGCGGTGCGCTCACGCGTCTTCAGGGCCACCAGCAATCCCCAGTTCAACCTCAGAGCCATCTTCTACCGGAGGAACCCCGAGAGACACGTCAAGATCGAG ATCTGGGCCAGGGGCTTGCTGATGGACACGCTGTTGGGACGGGTGCGCCTCCCAGCCTGGGAAAATGAGAAGGAGAAGAGCTGGGTGATTGACCTGCAGGACGGGCAATCAAGACCCGGAGTCAGGAGTTGCATCCACGTAGATACTGCCTCCAGTGACTGCCTGACTGACCTGTGA
- the LOC107076615 gene encoding transmembrane protein 272 isoform X1 yields the protein MSLNTPMGEQSSPLQVDVGTEETSERNPNQNDRGNTGVIDFLQCCCLLLLTLLYLLFRAMVIITLCVLPIAEIAIGALYLKDCPFKPFVPVYLLVMGVFSLLLGPLLIAAQLTGERAQWLGVAAVKLLCTFLFCWSSAGIKSIMTLEPSYLESSLEYCNKTLFEFTSGITAVTFAVGLLWFVWTCGPASLLCLGSFFTAFIE from the exons AT gagtctGAATACACCAATGGGCGAACAGAGCAGTCCTCTACAGGTGGATGTGGGGACGGAGGAAACATCTGAGAGAAACCCTAACCAGAATGACAGGGGAAATACAGGAGTGatagattttcttcaatgctgCTGTCTGCTTCTACTGACCTTACTATATCTTTTGTTCCGAG CAATGGTCATCATCACTCTCTGTGTGCTACCCATCGCTGAGATCGCCATAG GCGCCTTGTATCTGAAGGACTGTCCCTTCAAACCCTTTGTTCCCGTTTACCTGCTGGTGATGGGAGTGTTCAGCCTGTTGCTGGGCCCTCTCCTCATCGCCGCCCAGCTGACTGGGGAAAGGGCGCAATGGCTGGGCGTGGCGGCAGTGAAACTGCTGTGCACTTTCCTGTTCTGCTGGAGCAGCGCAG GGATAAAGTCCATCATGACCTTGGAGCCAAGTTACCTGGAGAGCAGTCTGGAATATTGCAACAAGACCCTCTTCGAATTCACCAGTGGGATCACTGCTGTGACGTTCGCAGTGGGGTTGCTGTGGTTTGTTTGGACCTGTGGGCCAGCATCATTATTATGTTTAGGGTCGTTTTTTACAGCATTCATCGAGTGA
- the LOC107076615 gene encoding transmembrane protein 272 isoform X2: protein MGEQSSPLQVDVGTEETSERNPNQNDRGNTGVIDFLQCCCLLLLTLLYLLFRAMVIITLCVLPIAEIAIGALYLKDCPFKPFVPVYLLVMGVFSLLLGPLLIAAQLTGERAQWLGVAAVKLLCTFLFCWSSAGIKSIMTLEPSYLESSLEYCNKTLFEFTSGITAVTFAVGLLWFVWTCGPASLLCLGSFFTAFIE, encoded by the exons ATGGGCGAACAGAGCAGTCCTCTACAGGTGGATGTGGGGACGGAGGAAACATCTGAGAGAAACCCTAACCAGAATGACAGGGGAAATACAGGAGTGatagattttcttcaatgctgCTGTCTGCTTCTACTGACCTTACTATATCTTTTGTTCCGAG CAATGGTCATCATCACTCTCTGTGTGCTACCCATCGCTGAGATCGCCATAG GCGCCTTGTATCTGAAGGACTGTCCCTTCAAACCCTTTGTTCCCGTTTACCTGCTGGTGATGGGAGTGTTCAGCCTGTTGCTGGGCCCTCTCCTCATCGCCGCCCAGCTGACTGGGGAAAGGGCGCAATGGCTGGGCGTGGCGGCAGTGAAACTGCTGTGCACTTTCCTGTTCTGCTGGAGCAGCGCAG GGATAAAGTCCATCATGACCTTGGAGCCAAGTTACCTGGAGAGCAGTCTGGAATATTGCAACAAGACCCTCTTCGAATTCACCAGTGGGATCACTGCTGTGACGTTCGCAGTGGGGTTGCTGTGGTTTGTTTGGACCTGTGGGCCAGCATCATTATTATGTTTAGGGTCGTTTTTTACAGCATTCATCGAGTGA